DNA from bacterium:
CTGGCCTCCTTCTTCATAGAACAGAATCTGAAATTGAGAGAGCAGCAGGCAGAGAGCACTGCCTCTTTCCTGGCAGACCAGCTAAAGAAGGTGGAGGCTGACCTGGCAGCCAGGGAGCAGGAGATAGCCCAGTTCAAGGTCAAGCACATGGGTGTGCTTCCTGAGCAGGTATCGGCCAATTTGGGAATGCTCCAGCAGCTCCAGATGCAGTACCAGAGGCTAAATGACAGCATCCGCTCGGCCGAGGACAGAAAGGTGCTCTATGTCAACCAGATAGCAGAGCTGAGGAGATTCTCGGCCTCTGCAAGGGCCGAGGAGGCTGGGCTTCAGGAGGAGATCCCGGCCGGTCCGGGCCAGCCCACGACCCTGGAGCAACTGGAGGCCAACCTGGCCCAGCTAAGAGCCAAGTACACGGAAAAACATCCGGACGTGGTGGCCCTGAAAAAAAGGGTGGAGGAGGCCAGGCAGGCTGGATCTGCTGTGGCAGGGACAACGCCAGAAGGCCAAAGACAGGTCCGCTCGCGAAGGGCCGCAGCCGGCAGGAGCGGGCCTGACCAGACAGAGACCATGATAGCCAACGTGCAGGCCCAGCTGGCAGCCACAGAGTCCGAGATTCGCCAGCTCAGGGCAGAGGAGCTCAAGCTCAAGGCCAGGATCAGGGAATATGAGGAGCGCATCGAGACAGCCCCACAGATAGAGCAGATGATGACCGACCTGACAAGAGGCTACGACAACACCAGGAAGCTCTATGAATCGCTGCTGGCCAAGAAGCTGGAGGCCGAGCAGGCAAAGGCCATGGAGCAGCGCCAGCAGGGTGAGCAGTTCCGCATACTGGATCCGGCGCAGATGCCCACCAAACCCTGGAAGCCTGATATGAGAAAGATGATAGTGCTTTGCTTGGTTGCAGGGTTGGGGGCAGGCCTGGGGCTGGCCCTTCTTGCAGACTACAGGGACCGCTCCTTCAAGGACCCGGAGGACCTGGAGGCTTTCACGGGACTCAAGGTGGTGGCAATATTGCCGAGGATAGAGATAAGGGAGGAGGCTTCTTCCCCAAGGCGCAAGGGCGCCAAGGTCTGAGCCAGAGGACAGGAAGCATCCAGAGGCACTCAAAAGAGGTAGTGCAAATGTACGAATCCTTCTTCGGTCTCGAGAAAAAGCCCTTCGAGATCACCCCTGATCCTGCCTTCATGTATGCCAGCCAGCAGCACAAGGAGGCCCTGGCAAGCCTCATATATGGGGTAAAGGAAAAAAAGGGCCTCATGGTGCTCACAGGCGAGGTGGGCACAGGAAAAACCCTTCTGGTGCGATGTCTTCTCCAGATGCTGGATCCAGGCACCAAGACGGGCTACATAATAAATCCCAGACTGAGCCTCATGGAGTTCTTCCAGAGCGTGGCCCACGAGTTCGGTCTGGGTGGGGATTTCTCCACCAAGGCGGCCTTCCTGGAACGCATGAACCACTTTCTCCTGGAAACAGCGGCCAGGGGAGATAGGGCTGTGCTCATAGTGGATGAGGCCCAGAACCTGGGACTGCCCATCTTGGAGGAGATAAGACTCCTGATGAACCTGGAGACCTCAAAGCAGAAGCTGCTCCAGGTCATACTGGCGGGCCAGCCGGAGCTGCACAAGATAATAGAGTTCAGTTGCATGAGGCAGTTTAAACAAAGGATAAGCCTAAGGGCGCATCTCAACCCATTGAGCAAAAAGGAGACAGCCCTTTACATCAGGCGAAGGCTGGAGGTGGCAGGCCTGAGCCAGGGTGAGATCTTTGATGCAAGATCCGTGGCCCTGATTCACAAGTACAGCTCTGGGATCCCGAGACTCATCAACGTGGTATGCGATAATTCCATGCTTACGGCCTATGCCTTGGGAAAGAAGAGGGTGAGTCCGGCCGTGGTCAGGGAGGTCATAGGGGACCTGGAAGGGAAGGGACTCAAGAGAGCCGATGATCTGGTGTGGCCCAGGGATGAGCGGGATCTCTTGCAGGAGTGGGCCATGCCCAGGAACTCCAAGAGATCTTCCCCAGGCCGCTGGGTCTGGGTGGCAGGGGCAGTGGTTGTGGCCCTGGCAGGGGCTCTGGCGGCCCTGGGAGGGGGCTCTCAGTGGTTTCCCAGGGTCTGGGCAGGTCTCAAGAGGTTCTTGGATCTGGCCGGGTGAGCCCGGAGGCCGGGGCTTGTCTCATGAAACAAGATCCAGTGGGCCCGAAGGTGTTTTGCCCAGGCCCGATGCTGAGAGGAGGTGAAAGTATTTGAGCAAGGTATTCGAGGCATTGCAAAAGGCTGAGAAGGACAAGGTTGTGCCCAAGCCTACCATTCAGGGCCCGGCCCCTGGAACCCAAGAGGAGCAGGAACCCATCCCAGCGGAAGTGGCTTCCCTGGCCTCAATGCTGGACAGAGCTCGGGAGGGGCAACTGCCTGCCTTGAGCCCATGGCTTCTGGTATACAATCGCGGGTATGGGCAGGTGGTGGAACAGATCAAGAGGCTCAGGACCCACATCTTGCACTCCCACCCTGGTTCGGAAGCCCCCAGGGTGATCTTGGTCACAAGTGCTTCGGCCGGTGAGGGCAAATCCCTGGTTTCGGCCAATCTTGCAGCCAGTATTGCACAGGGGATAAGAGAGTCGGCCTGGCTTGTGGATGCTGATCTTCGTCATGGAAGACTGCACCGTTTCTTCGGCATGAAGCCTGCCCCT
Protein-coding regions in this window:
- a CDS encoding polysaccharide biosynthesis tyrosine autokinase, translated to MSKVFEALQKAEKDKVVPKPTIQGPAPGTQEEQEPIPAEVASLASMLDRAREGQLPALSPWLLVYNRGYGQVVEQIKRLRTHILHSHPGSEAPRVILVTSASAGEGKSLVSANLAASIAQGIRESAWLVDADLRHGRLHRFFGMKPAPGLSDYLAGELDLEQVLRETGIQKLSFIASGSNRENPIELISSERMKSLVEKIRSQEEETFVVLDSTPALLTSEPRILAQMADGVVFVVRHDLTPRNGLKEAMEYFPKEKILALVFNDVPPQALKLYGHAYGAYYYGGSYKPKDEKTRS
- a CDS encoding AAA family ATPase; amino-acid sequence: MYESFFGLEKKPFEITPDPAFMYASQQHKEALASLIYGVKEKKGLMVLTGEVGTGKTLLVRCLLQMLDPGTKTGYIINPRLSLMEFFQSVAHEFGLGGDFSTKAAFLERMNHFLLETAARGDRAVLIVDEAQNLGLPILEEIRLLMNLETSKQKLLQVILAGQPELHKIIEFSCMRQFKQRISLRAHLNPLSKKETALYIRRRLEVAGLSQGEIFDARSVALIHKYSSGIPRLINVVCDNSMLTAYALGKKRVSPAVVREVIGDLEGKGLKRADDLVWPRDERDLLQEWAMPRNSKRSSPGRWVWVAGAVVVALAGALAALGGGSQWFPRVWAGLKRFLDLAG
- a CDS encoding XrtA system polysaccharide chain length determinant, translating into MLNLARKPKPEDYLAFVWRRKWLILIPFVLVSGLGLAVVYHLPKLYRSTTLIMLVPQRVPTEYIRPTVTTTVEERLQSIATQVLSRTNLQTIIDEFNLYPKMTARSSKEEVLEFMRSNIEIELKRGQKGGPRKETVDAFELSFSHSDPRTAMLVTNRLASFFIEQNLKLREQQAESTASFLADQLKKVEADLAAREQEIAQFKVKHMGVLPEQVSANLGMLQQLQMQYQRLNDSIRSAEDRKVLYVNQIAELRRFSASARAEEAGLQEEIPAGPGQPTTLEQLEANLAQLRAKYTEKHPDVVALKKRVEEARQAGSAVAGTTPEGQRQVRSRRAAAGRSGPDQTETMIANVQAQLAATESEIRQLRAEELKLKARIREYEERIETAPQIEQMMTDLTRGYDNTRKLYESLLAKKLEAEQAKAMEQRQQGEQFRILDPAQMPTKPWKPDMRKMIVLCLVAGLGAGLGLALLADYRDRSFKDPEDLEAFTGLKVVAILPRIEIREEASSPRRKGAKV